The proteins below come from a single Salinilacihabitans rarus genomic window:
- a CDS encoding initiation factor 2B, giving the protein MEANASHGGDDADHVVTAFLRNGGEVLLLRRGDAVGTYVGAWGGVSGFAEGRPDEQVRVEIAEETGLADEVSLVRSSRPLSVSDPDRGREWVVHPYLFDCASREVELSEEHDACEWTSPTAILDADRETVPALWETYERVAPSVRSIAADDAHGAAWLSLRALETLRDRSGVIVAESEAASSPRTGERGTRKPDADPAEEWDELAALARRLLEVRPSMAVLRNRVNRAMAGAVERAAEDGDPDATAVLESTLDGIDRALAADEGTAARAADRVEGRVATLSRSGTVLEALRRGDPDRVFVAESRPGREGVDVAEELAEACPVTLHADAAAATVLAREDVDRVVVGADSIRPDGAVVNKTGTRGAAIAAAREGVPVTVVAASDKVSTREEVNLESGDRAAVYDGAASVDVANPTFDVTPADCVTEVVTERGTYAPAEVREVAAELRDRERWQDR; this is encoded by the coding sequence ATGGAAGCCAACGCGAGCCACGGGGGAGACGACGCGGACCACGTCGTCACCGCGTTCCTGCGAAACGGCGGCGAGGTACTCCTGCTCCGGCGGGGCGACGCGGTCGGCACGTACGTCGGCGCGTGGGGCGGCGTCTCCGGCTTCGCCGAGGGGCGGCCCGACGAGCAGGTGCGCGTCGAGATCGCAGAGGAGACCGGCCTCGCGGACGAGGTCTCGCTCGTCCGGTCGAGTCGGCCGCTGTCGGTGTCGGACCCGGACCGCGGCCGCGAGTGGGTCGTCCACCCGTACCTCTTCGACTGTGCCTCCCGCGAGGTCGAACTGAGCGAGGAACACGACGCCTGCGAGTGGACGTCGCCGACGGCGATCCTCGACGCGGACCGCGAGACGGTGCCCGCCCTCTGGGAGACCTACGAGCGCGTCGCGCCGAGCGTCCGCTCGATCGCCGCGGACGACGCCCACGGCGCGGCGTGGCTCTCGCTGCGCGCGCTCGAAACCCTGCGGGACCGTTCGGGAGTGATCGTCGCCGAGAGCGAGGCGGCGTCGTCGCCCCGGACCGGCGAACGGGGAACCCGTAAGCCGGACGCCGACCCCGCCGAGGAGTGGGACGAACTGGCCGCACTCGCCCGCCGACTGCTCGAAGTCCGGCCGTCGATGGCCGTCCTCCGCAACCGGGTGAACCGCGCGATGGCCGGGGCCGTCGAGCGCGCCGCCGAGGACGGCGACCCCGACGCGACGGCCGTCCTCGAATCGACGCTGGACGGGATCGACCGCGCGCTCGCGGCGGACGAGGGGACGGCGGCGCGGGCGGCCGACCGCGTCGAGGGGCGCGTCGCCACGCTCTCGCGGTCGGGGACCGTCCTCGAAGCGCTGCGTCGGGGCGACCCCGACCGCGTCTTCGTCGCCGAGTCCCGGCCCGGCCGCGAGGGGGTGGACGTCGCGGAGGAACTCGCCGAGGCGTGTCCGGTGACGCTGCACGCCGACGCCGCGGCGGCGACGGTGCTGGCCCGCGAGGACGTGGATCGGGTGGTCGTCGGCGCCGACTCGATCCGCCCCGACGGCGCCGTCGTGAACAAGACCGGCACGCGCGGGGCGGCGATCGCCGCGGCCCGCGAGGGGGTGCCCGTGACGGTCGTCGCCGCGAGCGACAAGGTCTCGACGCGCGAGGAGGTCAATCTGGAGTCCGGCGACCGCGCGGCCGTCTACGACGGCGCGGCGTCCGTCGACGTGGCGAACCCGACGTTCGACGTGACGCCCGCCGACTGCGTGACCGAGGTCGTCACCGAGCGGGGGACGTACGCGCCGGCGGAGGTCCGCGAGGTGGCCGCGGAACTGCGCGACCGCGAACGGTGGCAGGACCGGTGA
- a CDS encoding coenzyme F420-0:L-glutamate ligase, with translation MELHAVSDLPEVRPGDDLADLVADRAAIEDGNVLTVASTVVSKAEGRTADLSDFPAGPRAREIATRLAEITGEEKDPRFAQAVLEESTDLLMEAPFLLTETRFGHVSVNAGIDRSNVPDRDLLLLPRDPTASAERIRAGLRERTGADVAVIVTDTCGRPFRHGQRGVAVGWAGMPASRDWRGERDRDGRELGVTVQAVVDELAAAANLVTGEGAGGTPAVVVRGWEFGDLAGSDALFREVEGDFVRQALRGWEYQP, from the coding sequence ATGGAACTCCACGCAGTGTCGGACCTGCCGGAGGTCCGCCCCGGCGACGACCTCGCCGACCTCGTCGCCGACCGCGCCGCGATCGAGGACGGCAACGTCCTGACGGTCGCGAGCACGGTCGTCTCGAAGGCCGAGGGGCGGACGGCCGACCTGTCCGACTTCCCGGCCGGCCCCCGCGCCCGAGAGATCGCGACCCGACTCGCCGAGATCACGGGCGAGGAGAAGGACCCGCGGTTCGCCCAGGCCGTCCTCGAGGAGAGCACCGACCTCCTGATGGAGGCGCCGTTTCTCCTGACCGAGACCCGCTTCGGCCACGTCTCCGTGAACGCGGGGATCGACCGCTCGAACGTGCCCGACCGCGACCTGCTGTTGTTGCCGCGGGACCCGACCGCGAGCGCCGAGCGGATCCGCGCGGGGCTTCGCGAGCGGACGGGCGCGGACGTCGCCGTGATCGTCACGGACACCTGCGGGCGGCCGTTCCGCCACGGCCAGCGCGGCGTCGCCGTCGGCTGGGCGGGGATGCCCGCGAGCCGCGACTGGCGCGGCGAGCGCGACCGCGACGGCCGCGAACTCGGCGTCACCGTTCAGGCGGTGGTCGACGAACTCGCCGCCGCGGCGAACCTCGTGACCGGCGAGGGCGCCGGCGGCACCCCCGCGGTCGTCGTCCGCGGCTGGGAGTTCGGCGATCTGGCGGGAAGCGACGCGCTGTTCAGGGAGGTCGAGGGCGACTTCGTCCGGCAGGCGCTGCGGGGGTGGGAGTACCAGCCATGA
- the ddh gene encoding D-2-hydroxyacid dehydrogenase: protein MDVKRLGVHDSVAAVFPPEELADDLADLPVDVAVVGDDGVASRDAVVTLEHREAFRDLAWVHSIQAGVDRFPFDAFEERGVALTNSTGIHGRTVGETVAGYLLAFSRRLHRHVANGTERRWDQPEWDEAFTLPGKSACVVGTGTLGSGVADVVGALGVEISGVRRTPEPVDGFDEIYATDDLHAAIGDADFVVVTLPLTDETEGLFGPAAFEAMDEDAYFVNVGRGPVVDEAALVDAVEAGEIAGAALDVFETEPLPEASPLWGLDEVIVTPHCAAFTRDYHRDVADIVRENVARIDRGEDLYNRVV, encoded by the coding sequence ATGGACGTCAAGCGACTCGGCGTACACGACTCGGTCGCGGCGGTCTTCCCGCCGGAGGAACTCGCGGACGACCTCGCCGACCTGCCCGTCGACGTGGCGGTCGTCGGCGACGACGGGGTCGCCTCCCGCGACGCGGTCGTCACCCTCGAACACCGCGAGGCCTTCCGCGACCTCGCGTGGGTCCACTCGATCCAGGCGGGGGTCGACCGGTTCCCGTTCGACGCCTTCGAGGAGCGCGGCGTCGCCCTCACCAACAGCACGGGGATCCACGGCCGGACGGTCGGGGAGACGGTCGCGGGCTACCTGCTCGCGTTCTCCCGGCGCCTGCACCGCCACGTCGCGAACGGGACCGAACGCCGCTGGGACCAGCCCGAGTGGGACGAGGCGTTCACCCTCCCCGGGAAGTCGGCCTGCGTCGTCGGCACCGGGACCCTCGGGAGCGGCGTCGCCGACGTGGTCGGCGCGCTCGGCGTCGAGATCAGCGGGGTCAGGCGCACGCCGGAGCCGGTCGACGGCTTCGACGAGATCTACGCGACCGACGACCTCCACGCCGCGATCGGCGACGCGGACTTCGTCGTCGTCACGCTGCCGCTGACCGACGAGACCGAGGGGCTGTTCGGTCCCGCGGCGTTCGAGGCGATGGACGAGGACGCCTACTTCGTCAACGTCGGCCGCGGCCCCGTCGTCGACGAGGCGGCGCTGGTCGACGCCGTCGAGGCCGGCGAGATCGCCGGCGCGGCGCTCGACGTCTTCGAGACCGAACCGCTCCCCGAGGCGTCGCCGCTGTGGGGGCTAGACGAGGTGATCGTCACGCCCCACTGCGCGGCGTTCACCCGGGACTACCACCGCGACGTCGCCGACATCGTCCGCGAGAACGTCGCGCGGATCGACCGCGGCGAAGACCTGTACAACCGGGTGGTGTGA